The Hemicordylus capensis ecotype Gifberg chromosome 6, rHemCap1.1.pri, whole genome shotgun sequence genome window below encodes:
- the LOC128331950 gene encoding cytochrome b5 domain-containing protein 1, translating to MDNFRTRYYTPKEVAVHNRPWDLWVSYLGRVHDLSPLAEAHKGDLLLKPILEAAGKDISHWFNPKTKDIQTHIDPLTGCLKYYTPQGRFLHIPPPLPRSDWANDFGMPWWKDTTYEVGNLSAKTRHIRIINTLTSQEQMLEVCAEESMWEILRRYLPYNAHAASYTWKYEGVNLDMDKNLQQNHIPDEDEEFYQLNLDADSFTPAVLLYFNDDLTEF from the exons ATGGACAACTTCCGGACTCGCTACTACACCCCGAAGGAGGTGGCGGTGCATAACCGGCCCTGGGATCTCTGGGTCTCTTACTTGGGCCGCGTCCACGACCTCAGTCCCCTGGCTGAGGCCCACAAGG GTGATCTCCTCCTGAAACCGATCCTAGAAGCAGCGGGGAAAGATATTAGCCACTGGTTTAACCCCAAGACCAAAGAC ATCCAGACACACATCGACCCCCTCACAGGCTGCCTTAAGTACTACACTCCCCAAGGCCGCTTTCTGCACATcccaccgccgctgcctcgcTCAGACTGGGCCAATGACTTTGGCATGCCTTGGTGGAAAGACACCACCTACGAGGTGGGCAACTTGTCTGCCAAAACCAGGCATATCCGTATCATCAACACCCTGACCTCCCAGGAGCAAATGCTCGAG GTGTGCGCAGAGGAATCCATGTGGGAGATCCTGCGGCGGTACTTGCCCTACAATGCCCACGCGGCGAGCTACACGTGGAAATACGAAGGCGTCAACCTAGACATGGACAAGAACTTGCAGCAAAACCACATCCCAGATGAGGACGAGGAGTTCTACCAGCTCAACTTGGATGCGGATTCCTTTACGCCTGCTGTCCTGCTCTATTTCAACGATGACCTCACTGAGTTCTAG